Below is a genomic region from Prolixibacteraceae bacterium.
TTCTGTGTAGAAACCGAACTGTCTGCCAATTTGGTCTCTGTAACAGAACCTTCTCCTATTTTTGAAGTAATCACAGATCCTGAAGAGAGTTTTGCACTTGTCACAGAACCATCAAGCAATTTTGACTCTGAAACGGAATTGTCTGCCAATTTAGTTATACTCACGGAACCATCTGCAATCTTATTATTGGTAACAGAACCATTGGCTAATTTATTACTTGTGATAACACCATCAACTAATTTTGAATTACTAACGGAATTATCTTGCAATTTACTTTGAGAAACGGCATTATCTGAAAGCTTACTATTATCAATAGCACCAGCAGCTATTTCTGTCCGATTAATGCTTCCATCTGGAAGAACAATATCTCCTAAAATAGTAACTACATTACTAAATAATACATCACCATTACTGCTTATACTGATTCCTTCATCATCTCCATCTCCACTTATATAGTGAGAAAAAAGTATGATATTCTTGGTCGCTTCGTGATTACCTAAATTATCTTCCAACGGAGACAGATCAACACTATTTCCTGAAGAGATAGTCAATGTCGTACCATCCAAGGTCAAGGTCTGAGCCCCTAATGTCCCAGAAGGTAATTCTACAAAGCCTCCTCCTTTAGACAAAGTGATTACATCGTCTGAAATACTTAATACTTGAATCTCATTGGTCGGGTCAAAATCCTTATCATTGACATTCGTTCCCAACTGCTCCCAAGCCGTTCCATTGTAATAATAAAAACCAGATTGCCCATTGGTTTGATAAACCAAAAGACCTATGGATGGTGTAACAACAGCATTCCTCTCATCACGTAACATCCTAGGGATCAAAAGTCCTTTACTATTGGATTGAATCTCCAAAGCGGCACTAGGATCTGGAGTAAAATCACTTGCTCCGATACCAACACTTTGCCCATACAAAAATGGGGCCTGAAGTAAAAATAAAAGAAGGATATAGATACGTTTCATAAATAATTATTTAGTAGTTGACAAATTATGTTACAGTGAAACATTTATTATGAAACATTATAACATCGAATAAAGTTTTCAACTATTCAATGTTTTTTAACACCGAATACTAAACACACTAAACCCACTACAAGGCATCCAATAACGAACACAGGCTAGAACGTTATTTTATAAAAAAGTATTTATTTCATAAAAAATTATGACACGGTATTTCAGGGAGTAAAAACACAAAAATTAACAATTCAATATAAATATATCCGTTACACGGTTTACCACACAACAGGCATATTAATCATAACAAAGCCTCTGAAACACATAAAATTGTATCACAGAAGCTCATTATATCTACGAAAAAATAATATTATTTCTTTGTAAAACTAAATTTTACAGATCTACGAATAAGACGATCTTTTACCTTTCCAATATTTTCATAATTCTGTTGATCTATACCATTCCCCTGACTTGAGATTTGAAAATCATGCACTCCTTCTGAAATTAAATATATTGATACTGATTTTGCTCTTTGAGAAGAAAGAGCTTTATTATAATTTGAATCTCCAATATTATCTGCATATCCTGTCAAGTGAATGCTATACGATGGGTTTGACTTAAGAAATAGAGCAACATCATCTAACTTCTTCAATTCACTATAGGTCAAACGAGAACTATCAAAATCAAAGAATACATAATCAATTCGAAGATCTTCATTTTCACGATCAATCCAATAAACTGGGACTTGACTTATTTTTTCATCTTGATCTATTTCAACAGGAAACGCCATCAAAACTTCTGACGTAACACTGCGAATCAAACACCCATCTTCGTCATAGACAATAGAAACATCACTCGATGCAGGAACATTAAAACTTAAATAGCTTTTACGGCCCAAATCATCAATATTATTTAAACCCTCTCTCATTGGATCAGGCATAGGAACAACATAAGATGAAATTCGTTTATTATCTCCTTTAACAACAACCCCCTCTATATTTCGACCGAAGACCTCTTGTTCTTTCCTAAATAATAAGACTTCTCGATAAATAGAATCTGGAAGAGAGAGTAATTCCATATCCGTTTGTTGCTCTAATTCATTTTCCGAATCTAGCTGACGACGAAAATGCCACAATTGATCCTTGCCTGTTCCCTCAAAACGATTTGACAAAAAATAACCTGTTGCGACAGAGTCTTCAATATAGCTAACATCATCACGTGAACTGTTTATAGGCTTTCCCAAATTCACCACCTTTGGGTCTTCAGAACCCAAAGAAACCATAAAAACATCATAACCTCCATAACCAATATGCCCCTTACTTGAAAAGAATAAAACACCATCCTTCTCATAAGGATAACCCTCGTCATAAATCGTATTAATTTCCTTTCCCATATTTATAGGATCGCTCCAACCGGTGGGCAGACACTCAACATAGTAGAGATCAAAACCACCATAACCTCCAGGCATATTGGACACAAAATACAACCGTCTACCATCAATACTCATAAAAGGATGGGTACAACCATATTCCGGATTATTAAAATCAAATGATTCTCCTTCTAAACGATCCTTGCGAAGATCCACCATATAGATATAGAGCATATTCTCCCCTCTACGACTAATCTTGCCCGAACGTAAGGCCTTCGAGGTTAAATAGCGCTCCTTCGAGGCATTTCCACTATAAATCAAAACGGAATCTCCTAACTCTTGCGCTCTATTCAGATTAAATGGCCAAGAGAATGACTTCATATACAATTCACGTTCGCCACTTCTTAGATCAAACAATGTCAATTCATAATCTATATCCTCCTCTTGAACAGACATTAACAAACGATCTCCAGATTTACTTATTCCATTTATTCGATAAGTCCCTTCCACGGGAATTTGAGACACCGAAATAAATCGATCACTTAAAACCTCCTGTCTACTCCAAATACATGATGCGACCAAATCTTCAGGAACCTGCCCCATCGAACGATACACCTGCTCAGCCTCTTCATAACGCCCCAACAATCGCAAAACATTACCATAGTCCAACATATAAGTGGATGAGAAGGGCCATAAAAGCGATCGACTTCGATTATAATAAAACGCAGCTTGAACGGGATCTTGTAAATGGGAATAACTATGTGCCAACATCAATTCAATATCAACATCTTTTGACGAAACATCTAGCGGAGTGTAAATATCAATCACTTCCGTATAAAAACCTTCGTTGTAGGCTCTCAACCCCTTCTCATATAACTTGCGCTGACCAAAAGTCATTAACGGAACAAGCGAAAGAAAGAAAAGTAAATATCTAGTTAAAATTCTTATCATCGTAAACTCTTTTTGGTGTTTAAAAACTAAAAACGGGGACTTTGAATTCGAATCCTACGCTTGTTATTTCGCTTAAAGGCATAAATAAGCATCACTTCATGACTACTAAAATGATCATGAACAATGGAACTATTCTGATAAGCATAACACAACTTTAAGTGTTCGGTTAACCCTACATTAAATAGTGCAAAAAACTCCTTGCGTGAGCGATAAGAAAAACCAACACCCAATCGACCTTTCCAACCCAACATCGCATTCAGATCATACTCTAAGGGAAGACTCGAAACATAACGAATCAACGTGGAGAGATTCAAATGAAAATCATCACTCAAAGGATATTCATAACCTCCTTGAAAATATAGATGGACTTGTTGTGCATCAAAATTGGTTGTAACATCTTCTTCGCCGCCAACCATACGAACCTCACTGGTTAACATACTCGGGATAAAAATAGAAAAATAGAACCTCGGCATAAGATAATAAATCCCTAGTTGAAAATCGGGAGTAAACGTAGAGCTAATATCTGCTGAAAACAGGTCATCATTCGACTCTCTTGTGATCACTGAACTATAATCAACATTTTGCAAAACGCCACCGCCACTTATTCCAAAAGACAGATAGTGGTTCTTCTGCAATTTTAATCGATACGAATATGAAGCAAAAACACGCGTCTCTTTATGAACTCCAATTTCTGACTGGGTTAAAGTAAAACCCAAACCCATCTTTTCAAAAGGAATAGCTGCATTAACACTATATACACGAGGGGCTCCATCAACACCAACCCACTGTTGACGAACCAAACCTGCAATACGAATATCATTATAACTCCCAATAGCAGAAGGATTAAAAAAAGCTTGATGATACATATACTGACCGATCTCAATATAATTCTGACTTGAAACCCGACCAATAACAAGTAAAAGAAGCAAAGTAGTGATTATCTTTATTTGTAATTTCATATTACATCTTTTTGTCTGGTTTAACATCTGATTAGGCTTTACCATATACCAAAGTTATTGTGTCTTCAGTTCAATAAAACCTTTGTCTACATCATTACTTTGCGTTGCATCCTTATAAAAAATATAAAAATAAGTCCCATCTTCCAGCAACTGATCCCCTTCCAGATCTACACCTTGACCGGTTCGACCATCCCAATCATTTTGGTATGGGGAAACATCATAAAGAATATTCCCAGAGCTATCAAAAACAACCAAACGACTGTTGGGATAAGAAAGAGCTCCTCCTATAACATAGTAATCATTCACTCCATCGCCATTCGGAGTAAAGCCTGATGGAAAAACAACTTCACTATTCACTGAGGTCGAATAAATTGTTACTTCTCCTATTGAAGATCCGCCCTCACTCAAAAGCAATCCATCGGAACTACTAATTCGTTTTAAACCCTGCCAATAACTCCCCTTATTATTCCATACTGCAAATCCATTAGCATCCAAACCATTTTCTTCATGATCAAAATACTTAAATGATAAAGTAGACATAGCTAAAGCTGGACTTACTTGATAGTTACGTAACACACTTCGGTTACCTTCACTGTACAATTCCATGTTTCCTCGTGAAATGGAAACTTGAGAGACACTCTCTGTTGGGGTAAAATCTAACCCTAAATTGCCCGGATCCAAACGAACACTAGAAGAGACAGCTCCTTCAAAATAGATACGACCCGTGGAAGAGGAGAAGATATAACTATCTTCTCGCTCATTCAACAATATTCCACCTAGGCTTAAATTATAAGTCCCAATATCTAAAATCCCACTTCTGAAACGGATATCTCCGAGAACAGTCAAATCACTCTCAAAGAATCCACTTCCATCCAATATCAAATTCTGGAAACCTACATTTCCTACTACTACTCCTTCGATCATTTGCCACCGAAGAATCACTTGAGAAAGATCCTTCGAGCGAAATTCACCATCAGATTCTAAATGGGTATCATGCAATATAAAATAGCTTGACCCTCCTACCGTTGCAACCCCTTCTTTCACATAAAAGCCTTGACTAAAAGTATCAAGAGAATAGAGAAATAAGAGTCCTATTATCATATAACGATATCTCATAACAACCTCCTTTTCTATTTAACTCTGATAATATAGTTGACAGAAACGTTCTTGGGGCGTGCCTCATTACCTCCTGAACTATTTATTGACAAAGAGTGCGTATGAGAACCATTATAATT
It encodes:
- a CDS encoding OmpA family protein yields the protein MIRILTRYLLFFLSLVPLMTFGQRKLYEKGLRAYNEGFYTEVIDIYTPLDVSSKDVDIELMLAHSYSHLQDPVQAAFYYNRSRSLLWPFSSTYMLDYGNVLRLLGRYEEAEQVYRSMGQVPEDLVASCIWSRQEVLSDRFISVSQIPVEGTYRINGISKSGDRLLMSVQEEDIDYELTLFDLRSGERELYMKSFSWPFNLNRAQELGDSVLIYSGNASKERYLTSKALRSGKISRRGENMLYIYMVDLRKDRLEGESFDFNNPEYGCTHPFMSIDGRRLYFVSNMPGGYGGFDLYYVECLPTGWSDPINMGKEINTIYDEGYPYEKDGVLFFSSKGHIGYGGYDVFMVSLGSEDPKVVNLGKPINSSRDDVSYIEDSVATGYFLSNRFEGTGKDQLWHFRRQLDSENELEQQTDMELLSLPDSIYREVLLFRKEQEVFGRNIEGVVVKGDNKRISSYVVPMPDPMREGLNNIDDLGRKSYLSFNVPASSDVSIVYDEDGCLIRSVTSEVLMAFPVEIDQDEKISQVPVYWIDRENEDLRIDYVFFDFDSSRLTYSELKKLDDVALFLKSNPSYSIHLTGYADNIGDSNYNKALSSQRAKSVSIYLISEGVHDFQISSQGNGIDQQNYENIGKVKDRLIRRSVKFSFTKK
- a CDS encoding gliding motility-associated C-terminal domain-containing protein, with amino-acid sequence MRYRYMIIGLLFLYSLDTFSQGFYVKEGVATVGGSSYFILHDTHLESDGEFRSKDLSQVILRWQMIEGVVVGNVGFQNLILDGSGFFESDLTVLGDIRFRSGILDIGTYNLSLGGILLNEREDSYIFSSSTGRIYFEGAVSSSVRLDPGNLGLDFTPTESVSQVSISRGNMELYSEGNRSVLRNYQVSPALAMSTLSFKYFDHEENGLDANGFAVWNNKGSYWQGLKRISSSDGLLLSEGGSSIGEVTIYSTSVNSEVVFPSGFTPNGDGVNDYYVIGGALSYPNSRLVVFDSSGNILYDVSPYQNDWDGRTGQGVDLEGDQLLEDGTYFYIFYKDATQSNDVDKGFIELKTQ
- a CDS encoding PorP/SprF family type IX secretion system membrane protein; translation: MKLQIKIITTLLLLLVIGRVSSQNYIEIGQYMYHQAFFNPSAIGSYNDIRIAGLVRQQWVGVDGAPRVYSVNAAIPFEKMGLGFTLTQSEIGVHKETRVFASYSYRLKLQKNHYLSFGISGGGVLQNVDYSSVITRESNDDLFSADISSTFTPDFQLGIYYLMPRFYFSIFIPSMLTSEVRMVGGEEDVTTNFDAQQVHLYFQGGYEYPLSDDFHLNLSTLIRYVSSLPLEYDLNAMLGWKGRLGVGFSYRSRKEFFALFNVGLTEHLKLCYAYQNSSIVHDHFSSHEVMLIYAFKRNNKRRIRIQSPRF